In Mangrovivirga cuniculi, the following proteins share a genomic window:
- a CDS encoding tRNA threonylcarbamoyladenosine dehydratase: MEYNNWLERTELLIGDENVDKLKNSKILIVGLGGVGSFAAEFLVRAGVGSLTIADGDRFDPTNKNRQLSALDSTIGEPKASIVGKRLKDINKDIQLEIIDKFLEPEETNSIVRNEKFDYIVDCIDSITPKINLIKAAIFTKTKIVSSMGAGGKLDPAKIKTASIWKTRQCNFARQIKKRLKKDDIYKNVRVVYSYDELKKDSLKLTDGSNYKKSFYGTISYMPALFGLHCAAEVIRGITDIYSIKKPN; this comes from the coding sequence ATGGAATATAATAATTGGCTGGAGAGAACCGAATTATTGATTGGTGATGAGAATGTTGACAAACTTAAAAATTCAAAAATCTTAATAGTTGGCTTAGGTGGTGTAGGATCATTCGCTGCGGAATTTCTTGTTCGGGCAGGAGTTGGTTCACTTACTATTGCTGATGGAGATCGTTTCGATCCGACAAATAAAAACCGGCAACTTTCTGCTTTAGATTCTACAATAGGTGAACCCAAAGCTTCCATAGTAGGTAAAAGACTAAAGGATATCAATAAAGATATCCAACTGGAAATAATAGATAAATTTCTGGAGCCGGAAGAGACAAACAGTATCGTCAGAAATGAGAAGTTCGATTACATAGTTGATTGTATTGACTCTATCACTCCAAAAATAAATCTGATAAAAGCTGCGATTTTTACCAAGACTAAAATCGTTAGTTCGATGGGTGCAGGAGGGAAACTTGATCCTGCAAAGATAAAAACAGCAAGTATCTGGAAAACCAGGCAGTGCAACTTTGCTCGTCAAATCAAAAAGAGACTTAAAAAGGATGATATTTATAAAAATGTCAGGGTGGTTTATTCTTACGATGAACTGAAGAAAGATTCATTAAAACTTACTGATGGTTCTAATTATAAAAAGTCCTTTTACGGAACTATTTCTTATATGCCTGCGTTATTTGGATTACATTGTGCTGCAGAGGTAATTCGAGGGATAACTGACATTTACAGTATAAAAAAACCGAACTAA
- a CDS encoding mechanosensitive ion channel family protein, producing MDNIEKYSDQAIELIMVYGPKLLLAIIVLIVGLAIIKPVVRFIRKTLNNRDVDPSVIPFLTGIIGAILKIMLFIAVAEMVGVETTSFIAVLGAAGLAIGLALQGSLANFAGGVLILLFKPFKVGDYIEGQGHAGTVMEISILYTVLNTPDNKKIIIPNGNLSNNSMINYSAESTRRVDFLFGVGYDDDIDLVKETIAEVFKSDDRVLSDPEPIIQLHELGDSSVNFASRVWVKTADYWGVYWSLMETAKRKFDEKGINIPYPQRDVHIFQSESSNNEN from the coding sequence ATGGATAATATTGAAAAATATAGTGATCAAGCTATAGAACTCATTATGGTATATGGCCCCAAATTGTTATTGGCCATTATTGTATTAATTGTTGGATTAGCAATTATTAAACCCGTTGTCAGGTTTATAAGAAAGACACTTAACAATCGCGATGTTGATCCATCTGTTATCCCATTTTTAACAGGAATTATAGGTGCCATTTTAAAGATCATGCTCTTCATCGCCGTTGCAGAAATGGTAGGTGTTGAAACCACTTCCTTCATTGCTGTATTAGGTGCTGCCGGTTTGGCAATCGGCCTGGCATTACAGGGAAGCCTTGCAAACTTTGCCGGTGGCGTTTTGATCCTTTTATTCAAACCCTTTAAAGTTGGCGATTACATAGAAGGACAAGGTCATGCAGGGACTGTAATGGAAATTTCTATTCTGTACACAGTGTTAAATACACCCGACAATAAAAAAATCATTATACCAAATGGTAATCTTTCAAATAACTCAATGATAAATTATTCAGCGGAGTCAACAAGAAGAGTAGATTTTCTATTTGGTGTTGGATATGACGATGACATTGATTTAGTAAAAGAAACTATTGCTGAAGTATTTAAAAGCGATGACAGAGTTTTATCTGATCCTGAACCAATTATTCAGCTTCACGAACTTGGTGACAGTAGTGTTAATTTCGCATCAAGGGTTTGGGTCAAAACTGCTGATTACTGGGGAGTTTACTGGAGTCTAATGGAAACCGCAAAAAGAAAATTCGACGAAAAAGGAATCAACATACCTTACCCTCAAAGAGATGTTCACATTTTTCAATCTGAATCTTCAAATAATGAGAATTAA
- a CDS encoding O-acetyl-ADP-ribose deacetylase, with protein MLEISVIKDDITTLNVDAIVNAANKSLAGGGGVDGAIHRAAGPELKEATKKYDGCATGDSKVTKGFDLPADYVIHAVGPVWNDGNSDEDELLASAYESSLKNADSEKCKTIAFPNISTGIYGFPKERAANIAINTVQDYEPENLEEVIFCCFDDENFDIYKKILND; from the coding sequence ATGTTAGAAATAAGCGTAATTAAAGATGACATCACCACTCTTAATGTAGATGCAATTGTAAATGCTGCCAATAAATCTCTTGCCGGAGGGGGAGGGGTTGATGGAGCAATTCACAGGGCTGCCGGTCCGGAATTAAAAGAAGCGACTAAAAAGTATGATGGATGTGCTACGGGAGATTCAAAAGTGACCAAAGGATTTGATCTGCCTGCCGATTACGTTATTCATGCTGTGGGACCTGTATGGAATGATGGTAACTCTGATGAAGACGAATTACTAGCCAGTGCTTACGAATCAAGTTTAAAAAATGCTGATTCTGAAAAATGTAAAACAATTGCTTTCCCGAATATATCAACCGGAATATATGGATTCCCAAAAGAGAGAGCAGCCAATATTGCTATTAATACAGTTCAAGACTATGAGCCAGAAAATCTGGAGGAGGTTATTTTCTGTTGTTTTGATGATGAAAATTTTGATATCTACAAGAAGATATTAAATGACTAA
- a CDS encoding 2'-5' RNA ligase family protein, whose protein sequence is MTKNQKPLYYIACLVPSPLKGEIIGFMKEIERLVGAKHAQKSPPHITLYPPFRIDENKEVKVIQCIEEIAKSIDSFEVELNGFSGFPPRTFYVQPIENPELAILREKTLNEAGKVIGVDISKLRARPLNPHITIANRDLEKEDYPVLVKHFSTISFKRKYEQNSISLLKHNGKNWDVLATFIFEPHL, encoded by the coding sequence ATGACTAAAAATCAGAAACCACTTTATTATATAGCTTGTCTGGTTCCTTCTCCATTAAAAGGGGAGATAATAGGTTTTATGAAAGAAATAGAGAGACTGGTTGGAGCAAAACACGCCCAAAAGTCTCCTCCTCATATAACCTTATATCCTCCATTCAGAATAGACGAAAATAAAGAAGTTAAAGTAATTCAATGTATTGAAGAAATAGCAAAATCGATTGATTCTTTCGAGGTAGAATTGAATGGGTTTTCAGGGTTTCCTCCCCGAACTTTTTATGTTCAACCAATAGAGAATCCTGAATTAGCTATATTAAGAGAAAAAACTCTAAATGAGGCAGGAAAGGTTATCGGAGTGGATATTAGTAAACTGAGAGCCAGGCCTTTAAACCCACATATTACAATAGCCAATAGAGATCTTGAAAAAGAGGATTATCCCGTCCTGGTTAAGCATTTTTCCACCATTAGTTTTAAAAGGAAATATGAACAAAATTCGATTTCTCTTTTAAAACACAATGGAAAGAACTGGGATGTCCTCGCAACTTTTATTTTTGAACCTCACTTGTAA
- a CDS encoding DUF3078 domain-containing protein — MRIKTLFTFILLSSIFINYKSLAQESDSLKPHYDSINWRVKMNTGFLFNQASFNSRWTGGGVNSLGLGTFFYYKANYKKDRRTWDTNIELQYGFTDTEGIGFRKANDRLFIDTKYGYSFNDKWSVYGALNILTQFAKGFEFSEDPNTGEETAVLISKFMAPGYITTSFGIEYDPTDYFFVRLSPFAPRWTIVTDDELYLTAGTNYGVPIGETVRTEWVSAQLMAEFNKEVFENVNLQWRYTAYWNMEQPLNETDQRLDITIAANVNDWLSTSLGANLLYDKDQIDGLQIAQAFNLGVSYKFQNYRKKDK, encoded by the coding sequence ATGAGAATTAAAACGCTTTTTACGTTTATTTTATTAAGTAGCATTTTTATAAACTATAAATCTTTAGCTCAGGAATCCGATTCATTAAAACCACACTACGATTCAATAAACTGGCGAGTAAAAATGAATACCGGATTTTTATTCAATCAGGCTTCATTTAACTCCAGATGGACCGGTGGTGGTGTCAATTCACTGGGTTTAGGAACTTTCTTTTATTATAAAGCTAATTATAAAAAAGACAGAAGAACCTGGGACACCAATATAGAATTGCAATATGGGTTTACTGACACTGAAGGTATTGGCTTCAGAAAAGCTAATGACAGGCTGTTTATCGATACTAAATATGGCTATTCCTTCAACGACAAATGGAGTGTATATGGTGCTTTAAATATACTCACTCAATTTGCTAAAGGTTTTGAATTTAGTGAGGATCCAAACACTGGCGAAGAAACGGCAGTATTAATTTCCAAATTTATGGCCCCGGGTTATATCACTACTTCATTTGGTATCGAATATGATCCAACAGATTATTTCTTTGTCAGGCTTTCTCCTTTTGCTCCACGATGGACGATAGTAACCGATGATGAACTTTATCTGACAGCCGGTACTAACTATGGTGTGCCTATCGGAGAGACAGTAAGAACTGAATGGGTCTCGGCTCAGTTAATGGCCGAATTCAATAAAGAGGTATTTGAAAATGTAAACCTGCAATGGCGTTATACTGCTTATTGGAATATGGAACAACCTTTAAATGAAACTGACCAGAGACTTGATATTACAATTGCTGCGAATGTAAATGACTGGCTTTCGACTTCTCTGGGAGCAAACCTTTTGTATGACAAAGATCAAATCGATGGATTGCAAATAGCCCAGGCTTTTAATCTTGGTGTTTCCTATAAATTCCAGAATTATAGAAAAAAAGATAAATAA
- a CDS encoding TatD family hydrolase: MNKPFNIHSHDFPSEDFKDQVIYQVMAHEYETLPDLPNLSIGIHPWHFEDQNIEDQWAKIEEWSGAENVVAIGESGLDYAINQDRKFQEEIFIRHIELSDQTKKPLIIHCVKAHNELVRVRKKTRAKQQWIVHGVNQKLKSLTSLLERDIILSFGKALLEDKSNARKVIRELGIGSFLFETDDQENKLINTIYQEAANILGKNEEQLKEEIGYLCTEIFDI; encoded by the coding sequence ATGAACAAACCTTTTAATATCCATAGCCATGATTTTCCCTCTGAAGATTTTAAAGACCAGGTGATTTACCAGGTTATGGCTCATGAATACGAAACTTTGCCAGACCTCCCCAATTTGAGTATTGGCATACATCCCTGGCATTTTGAAGATCAGAATATAGAAGATCAGTGGGCTAAAATTGAAGAATGGTCAGGAGCGGAAAACGTTGTAGCTATTGGCGAATCAGGACTGGATTATGCCATTAATCAGGATAGAAAGTTTCAGGAAGAAATTTTCATCAGGCATATTGAATTAAGTGATCAAACCAAAAAACCGCTGATAATACATTGTGTAAAAGCACATAACGAATTAGTGAGAGTCAGAAAAAAGACGCGGGCCAAGCAACAGTGGATTGTTCATGGAGTAAACCAGAAATTAAAATCTTTGACCTCTTTACTTGAAAGAGATATAATTTTATCATTTGGAAAAGCACTACTGGAGGATAAATCCAATGCAAGAAAAGTAATCAGGGAATTAGGTATAGGCAGTTTCTTATTTGAAACAGATGATCAGGAAAATAAATTGATTAATACAATCTACCAGGAGGCAGCTAATATTTTAGGTAAAAATGAAGAGCAATTAAAAGAAGAAATCGGATATCTTTGCACCGAAATTTTTGATATCTGA
- a CDS encoding methylmalonyl-CoA mutase family protein — MSAQVSAPYKPKNHIRIVTAASLFDGHDAAINIMRRIIQSTGCEVIHLGHNRSVQEIVNTAIQEDAQAIAITSYQGGHVEFFKYMYDLLNEKGCGHIKIFGGGGGTILPEEIKELHDYGITRIYSPDDGRQMGLQGMINDLVEKSDFPVGEDLNGEFSKLNPENEQAIARIISAAENFPDESAEIISKIHDLSDEKKVPVLGITGTGGSGKSSLVDELVRRFLIDFDDKKIAIISVDPSKRKTGGALLGDRIRMNAINNDRVYMRSLATRQSNLALSKYVQEAIHVVKAAGFDFIILETSGIGQSDTEIIEHSDMSLYVMTPEYGAATQLEKIDMLDFADVIALNKFDKKGALDALRDVKKQYQRNHGMWHATDEDIPVFGTIASQFNDPGTNRLYRKLMDVIIEKTGVDHLQSSLSIDDVPSEKVHIIPPNRVRYLSEISETCRQYDEWTEGQKEVAQKLYSLQNSIDILRNSEIEDKDRLLKQLEETYHNVSLDLDPRNKELIEKWPEVKENYNSDEYVYKVRGKEIKVKTYTESLSHSKIPKVSLPKYEAWGDLLKWQLKENVPGDFPYTAGVFPFKREGEDPTRMFAGEGGPERTNKRFHYLSQDMPAKRLSTAFDSVTLYGEDPDYRPDIYGKIGNSGVSICSLDDAKKLYSGFDLSDPMTSVSMTINGPASTLTAFFMNAAIDQSCEKYIKENGLESEVEAKIEKIYKDLGVPRPQYEGELPEGNNGLGLMLLGVTGDQVLPKDVYEKIKAETISRVRGTVQADILKEDQAQNTCIFSTEFSLRLMGDVQQYFIDNVVKNFYSVSISGYHIAEAGANPISQLAFTLANGFTFVEYYLARGMDINKFAPNFSFFFSNGVDPEYSVIGRVARRIWAKAMKIKYGANDRAQKLKYHIQTSGRSLHAQEIDFNDIRTTLQALYAIYDNCNSLHTNAYDEAITTPTEESVRRAVAIQLIINKELGLAKNQNPIQGSFIIEELTDLVEEAVLTEFDRITERGGVLGAMETMYQRGKIQEESLYYETLKHTGEYPIVGVNTYLSSKGSPTIIPKEVIRATKDEKESQINACEAIKTKYDETGKKLLRDLQKSAVANDNLFEKLMEVTKYCTLGQITHALFEVGGQYRRNM; from the coding sequence CCAGTCAACAGGATGTGAGGTTATTCATTTAGGTCATAATCGATCTGTACAGGAAATTGTTAATACTGCAATTCAGGAAGATGCACAGGCAATAGCTATTACTTCCTACCAGGGAGGTCATGTTGAGTTTTTCAAATACATGTACGACCTGTTAAATGAAAAAGGTTGTGGCCACATTAAGATCTTTGGTGGTGGTGGCGGAACTATCCTCCCGGAAGAAATTAAGGAGCTGCACGATTATGGCATAACCCGAATCTATTCTCCTGATGATGGGCGCCAAATGGGATTACAGGGCATGATCAATGATCTTGTTGAAAAATCAGATTTCCCGGTTGGAGAAGATTTAAATGGTGAGTTTTCAAAATTAAATCCTGAAAATGAACAAGCCATAGCAAGAATTATCTCTGCTGCAGAAAACTTCCCTGATGAAAGCGCTGAAATTATCAGCAAAATTCATGATCTGTCTGATGAAAAGAAGGTTCCGGTACTGGGTATAACTGGTACTGGAGGATCTGGGAAATCTTCTCTTGTAGATGAGCTTGTACGAAGGTTTTTGATTGATTTTGATGATAAAAAAATCGCCATTATTTCTGTCGATCCGTCGAAAAGAAAAACAGGAGGGGCTCTTCTTGGTGACAGAATAAGAATGAATGCGATAAATAATGACAGGGTTTACATGAGATCTCTGGCGACGAGACAAAGTAACCTTGCTTTATCAAAATATGTTCAGGAAGCTATCCATGTAGTTAAAGCAGCTGGATTTGATTTCATAATCCTGGAAACTTCAGGAATTGGTCAGTCAGATACCGAAATTATCGAACATTCAGACATGTCACTGTATGTAATGACTCCTGAATATGGAGCTGCTACACAGCTGGAAAAGATCGATATGCTCGATTTTGCGGATGTTATTGCTCTGAATAAATTTGACAAAAAAGGGGCTCTGGACGCACTCAGAGATGTTAAAAAACAATACCAGCGGAATCACGGTATGTGGCATGCAACGGATGAAGATATTCCTGTTTTTGGTACAATTGCTTCTCAATTCAATGATCCCGGGACTAACAGGCTTTACAGGAAGCTTATGGATGTCATCATAGAAAAAACGGGTGTTGACCATTTGCAGTCATCTCTTTCAATTGATGATGTACCGTCTGAAAAAGTTCATATTATCCCTCCAAACAGGGTAAGATACTTATCAGAAATTTCTGAAACTTGTCGTCAATATGATGAGTGGACTGAAGGGCAAAAAGAAGTAGCTCAAAAATTATACAGTCTTCAAAACAGTATTGACATATTAAGAAATTCTGAAATTGAAGATAAAGACAGACTTCTAAAACAACTGGAAGAAACATATCATAATGTATCTCTAGATCTTGACCCTCGCAATAAAGAATTAATTGAAAAATGGCCGGAGGTAAAAGAGAATTATAATAGTGATGAATATGTTTACAAGGTCAGAGGTAAAGAAATAAAAGTTAAGACTTATACCGAATCTCTTTCACATTCTAAAATACCTAAAGTTTCTCTTCCTAAATATGAAGCATGGGGTGACTTGCTTAAATGGCAATTAAAAGAAAATGTACCGGGTGACTTTCCCTATACTGCAGGAGTTTTCCCATTCAAAAGGGAAGGCGAAGATCCAACAAGAATGTTTGCAGGTGAAGGCGGTCCGGAACGGACAAACAAACGATTCCACTATCTATCACAGGATATGCCTGCCAAACGATTAAGTACGGCATTTGACTCAGTTACCCTATATGGTGAGGACCCTGATTACAGACCTGATATTTATGGTAAAATCGGTAATAGCGGAGTAAGCATTTGTTCTTTGGATGATGCTAAAAAACTCTATTCAGGATTTGATCTTTCTGATCCGATGACTTCGGTATCAATGACAATTAATGGTCCAGCATCAACATTAACCGCTTTCTTCATGAATGCTGCAATAGACCAGTCTTGTGAAAAATACATTAAAGAAAATGGACTGGAAAGCGAGGTTGAGGCTAAAATTGAGAAAATCTATAAAGATCTTGGTGTGCCCCGCCCTCAATACGAAGGTGAGCTTCCGGAGGGTAATAACGGTTTGGGTCTGATGTTACTCGGTGTTACCGGAGACCAGGTGTTACCAAAAGATGTATATGAAAAAATAAAAGCTGAAACGATCTCGAGAGTAAGAGGGACAGTCCAGGCAGATATCCTAAAAGAAGACCAGGCTCAAAACACCTGTATATTTAGTACAGAGTTTAGCCTGAGATTAATGGGAGATGTTCAGCAATATTTTATCGATAACGTTGTAAAAAACTTCTATTCTGTATCGATTTCAGGATATCATATCGCTGAAGCAGGTGCTAACCCGATAAGCCAGCTTGCATTTACCTTAGCAAATGGATTCACATTCGTTGAATACTACCTGGCCAGAGGAATGGATATCAATAAGTTTGCACCAAATTTCTCATTCTTCTTTTCAAATGGTGTTGACCCCGAATATAGCGTTATCGGTAGGGTCGCCAGAAGAATTTGGGCTAAGGCCATGAAAATTAAATACGGGGCAAATGATCGCGCTCAGAAGTTGAAGTATCACATTCAAACTTCGGGACGTTCTCTTCACGCTCAGGAAATAGATTTCAATGATATTCGAACTACCCTACAGGCTCTTTACGCGATCTATGACAACTGTAACTCTCTTCATACTAACGCTTATGATGAAGCCATTACTACTCCTACAGAAGAGTCAGTAAGAAGAGCCGTCGCTATTCAGTTGATAATAAATAAAGAACTAGGGCTGGCAAAAAATCAAAATCCAATCCAGGGTTCATTTATTATCGAGGAACTAACTGACCTTGTGGAAGAAGCAGTTTTAACTGAATTTGATCGTATCACAGAACGAGGCGGTGTTCTTGGTGCAATGGAGACTATGTATCAACGAGGTAAAATCCAGGAAGAAAGCCTTTACTACGAAACCTTAAAGCATACTGGTGAATACCCTATTGTAGGTGTTAATACTTATTTATCAAGCAAAGGCTCTCCTACTATTATACCTAAAGAGGTAATCAGGGCTACCAAAGATGAAAAAGAAAGTCAGATCAATGCTTGCGAGGCTATCAAAACAAAGTATGATGAAACCGGTAAGAAGTTATTGAGAGATTTACAAAAATCTGCAGTGGCTAATGACAACCTTTTTGAGAAATTAATGGAAGTAACTAAGTACTGTACACTTGGTCAGATCACTCATGCTCTTTTTGAAGTGGGCGGTCAGTATAGAAGAAATATGTAA
- a CDS encoding RluA family pseudouridine synthase — protein MNSKLSFEAPADGKIADLLKEAYPHMSVSQKKKWLSGDIYCNGKQVRSAGQKVNKGDLIELGHKKKVKSEVDKAMKLPFKVHYQDDRIMIIHKPAGLLTAAQKAKEGMSCEEIINKAFAKNNIKRKVSVIHRLDREVEGLVSFAFNRKDREAIMEYWPSADKRYLALVEGHIKNESGEIVTEVTEGRRGKMEVTKNKDTEAKTAITSYRLLKRLDDHDLVELSLVTGRKNQLRLHMQHLGTPIVGDYKYGADDTYQRQIRLLAYQLKIWHPGKKGWVSVNIEQPKWFTRLNPEDENYKKNWTKFIKSGKAI, from the coding sequence ATGAATTCAAAATTATCTTTTGAAGCGCCCGCAGATGGTAAAATAGCAGATCTTTTGAAGGAGGCTTATCCTCATATGTCTGTTAGCCAGAAAAAAAAGTGGCTTAGCGGCGATATTTATTGCAATGGTAAGCAGGTTAGATCTGCGGGACAAAAGGTTAATAAGGGAGACCTGATCGAATTAGGTCATAAGAAAAAGGTTAAGAGTGAAGTTGATAAGGCAATGAAGTTACCTTTTAAGGTCCATTATCAGGATGATCGAATTATGATCATTCATAAACCTGCTGGTCTATTAACAGCTGCTCAAAAAGCTAAAGAAGGAATGAGTTGTGAGGAAATCATCAATAAAGCCTTTGCTAAAAACAATATTAAAAGAAAGGTAAGTGTAATTCATCGCCTTGACAGGGAGGTAGAAGGACTTGTTTCATTTGCATTCAACAGAAAGGATCGTGAAGCAATCATGGAATACTGGCCATCTGCTGATAAGCGATATCTTGCCCTGGTAGAAGGTCATATAAAAAATGAATCCGGTGAAATAGTTACCGAAGTGACTGAGGGTAGGAGAGGTAAGATGGAAGTTACTAAGAATAAGGATACTGAAGCAAAGACTGCCATTACGAGTTATAGATTATTAAAAAGACTGGATGATCACGATTTGGTAGAACTTTCTTTAGTTACAGGAAGGAAAAATCAGTTAAGACTTCATATGCAGCACCTGGGTACACCAATCGTTGGGGATTATAAATATGGAGCCGATGATACTTACCAAAGGCAGATTCGACTTTTAGCTTATCAGCTTAAGATATGGCATCCTGGAAAAAAAGGATGGGTGTCTGTTAATATCGAACAACCAAAATGGTTTACTCGTTTAAATCCGGAAGATGAAAATTACAAAAAGAACTGGACCAAGTTTATTAAAAGTGGAAAAGCCATATAA
- a CDS encoding TrmH family RNA methyltransferase — MEITSTKNPRVKNLTLLQSKAKARREQGIFIVEGKKENELLLNSEYQLKEAYICPELINEELFNSIKDSLDENSIFFVSKEVFDKVAYRGSTGGIITIASQQYFQLNDLKNISNPLILVAESVEKPGNIGALLRTVDAAQVDALVICDPKTDFFNPNVIRSSLGCVFTTKIISCTSEEAISFFKNEGINIYCAALSASKRYDLIDYQKGSALVFGTESTGLTETWLENSTQNIIIPMQGEIDSLNVSVSAAVITFEAVRQRGY; from the coding sequence TTGGAGATCACTTCTACAAAGAATCCACGGGTTAAAAATTTAACCTTACTTCAATCAAAAGCTAAGGCCAGACGCGAACAAGGCATTTTTATTGTTGAAGGTAAAAAAGAAAATGAGCTACTATTAAATTCCGAATATCAATTAAAAGAAGCTTACATCTGCCCTGAACTAATCAATGAAGAGCTATTTAATTCAATAAAAGACAGTCTGGATGAAAATAGTATATTCTTCGTTTCAAAAGAGGTTTTCGATAAAGTAGCCTACCGTGGTTCAACTGGTGGTATTATTACCATTGCGTCACAGCAATATTTTCAACTCAACGATCTGAAGAATATATCAAACCCTTTGATTCTTGTAGCTGAATCTGTAGAAAAGCCAGGAAATATCGGAGCCTTGTTAAGAACAGTTGATGCTGCCCAAGTTGATGCATTAGTTATCTGTGATCCTAAAACTGATTTTTTTAATCCGAATGTGATTAGAAGTAGCCTGGGGTGTGTATTTACTACAAAGATCATTTCCTGTACTTCGGAAGAAGCAATTTCATTCTTTAAAAATGAAGGTATCAATATTTATTGCGCTGCATTATCAGCATCGAAAAGATATGACCTAATAGATTATCAAAAGGGCTCAGCTTTAGTTTTTGGCACCGAAAGCACAGGTCTTACCGAAACCTGGCTGGAGAATTCCACCCAAAATATTATAATCCCAATGCAGGGAGAAATTGACTCCCTTAACGTATCTGTATCAGCAGCTGTAATAACCTTCGAAGCAGTAAGGCAAAGAGGCTATTAA
- a CDS encoding OsmC family protein: MIKKVTTHYLDDKEYEIVNESGNKVSIDMYPADEKKALAPMELLLGAAGACAAVDLVEMVKKRRKTVDDLKIESTGTRRDSIPKSYESINLHFILKSPDCTEEEFAKLVKLAVEKYCSVTDSLKGRAEVTFTSEVQK, encoded by the coding sequence ATGATTAAAAAAGTAACTACACACTATCTTGATGACAAGGAATATGAAATCGTCAATGAATCTGGTAATAAGGTTTCTATTGACATGTATCCTGCCGATGAAAAGAAAGCACTAGCTCCTATGGAATTACTTTTAGGAGCTGCAGGAGCATGTGCTGCCGTGGATCTGGTTGAGATGGTAAAGAAAAGAAGAAAGACAGTTGATGATCTTAAAATTGAATCAACAGGAACTCGCAGAGATAGTATTCCAAAAAGTTACGAATCTATTAACCTGCATTTCATACTAAAATCTCCTGATTGCACCGAAGAAGAATTCGCTAAGCTGGTTAAACTGGCTGTTGAAAAATATTGTTCTGTTACTGATTCATTAAAAGGAAGAGCAGAGGTCACTTTTACAAGTGAGGTTCAAAAATAA